One part of the Clostridium thermosuccinogenes genome encodes these proteins:
- a CDS encoding PF20097 family protein, whose amino-acid sequence MQCPYCGKEMRYGVIQSPHEISWKPEKGKIFASSQFSKGAIILSEFSFLKGSCVEAYCCDDCMKIIIDYGDRKISE is encoded by the coding sequence ATGCAATGCCCATACTGTGGTAAAGAGATGAGATATGGAGTAATTCAGAGTCCACATGAAATCAGTTGGAAACCTGAAAAAGGAAAGATTTTTGCATCTTCTCAATTTAGCAAAGGAGCGATTATTCTTTCTGAGTTTTCTTTTCTGAAAGGCTCATGTGTTGAAGCATACTGTTGCGATGATTGTATGAAAATCATTATAGATTATGGCGACAGAAAAATTTCAGAATAA
- a CDS encoding GGDEF domain-containing protein → MGTNVLLGVLIFALFALILSQRPPAVSRFLNVIASVISILMPALIILTFIALSKLKSRQIRMVELKKIKTFIDALHHSSTDIEAYDTLRDFISMLRVADKISIVYKARDEDNGFSWKDISAEDAAACDMHYEFCPLLNKSRDYICGTPNSDSGCPLDTKKFRKGSYLCVPIVDEEHYKSILQLYKNKDGSFSQATIAAIKSYVEIARPIISIKNEFNALNRKATTDYLTKLYNRDFLDTYLQNQIEVSNLSKQPLSIIMIDVDCFKAINDTYGHASGDYLLIHVSEIFMKCIRKTDVVVRYGGDEFVVILPSTDTKTAFAVSERMRINLEKSMIRSLDGNNVLFATCSFGISTYPTLCGSKQELLKTADIALYKAKHSNKNCTMIYEKGLTAIQDSAKSKVI, encoded by the coding sequence GTGGGTACGAATGTACTTCTAGGGGTGCTGATTTTTGCACTTTTTGCATTAATTTTATCCCAGCGGCCACCGGCAGTATCCAGGTTTCTTAACGTTATTGCCTCTGTCATCTCTATACTGATGCCGGCTTTAATAATCCTGACTTTTATAGCTTTAAGCAAGCTTAAAAGCCGGCAAATACGGATGGTGGAGCTAAAAAAGATTAAAACCTTTATAGATGCACTGCATCATTCATCAACGGACATTGAAGCTTACGATACCCTCAGGGATTTTATTTCAATGCTCCGCGTAGCCGATAAGATTTCTATAGTCTATAAGGCAAGGGATGAGGATAACGGCTTTTCCTGGAAAGATATCTCGGCAGAGGACGCCGCAGCATGTGATATGCATTACGAGTTTTGCCCGCTGCTCAATAAGAGCAGGGATTACATATGCGGAACTCCGAACAGTGACAGTGGGTGTCCTCTGGACACAAAAAAGTTTAGAAAAGGAAGCTATCTTTGCGTACCTATAGTGGATGAAGAACATTATAAATCCATATTACAGCTCTATAAGAATAAAGACGGATCTTTTAGCCAGGCAACAATAGCAGCCATAAAATCATACGTAGAAATAGCAAGACCGATTATTTCAATAAAAAATGAGTTCAATGCACTGAACAGGAAGGCTACCACGGATTATCTTACCAAGCTTTATAACAGGGATTTCCTTGATACGTACCTGCAAAACCAGATAGAAGTTTCCAACCTGTCAAAGCAGCCGCTCAGCATTATTATGATAGACGTAGACTGTTTCAAAGCCATAAATGATACTTATGGCCACGCATCAGGGGATTATTTGCTGATCCATGTTTCAGAAATATTTATGAAATGTATCCGCAAAACTGATGTTGTTGTAAGATATGGGGGCGATGAATTCGTTGTGATCCTCCCTTCCACAGATACCAAAACAGCTTTTGCCGTAAGTGAGAGGATGCGCATCAATCTGGAAAAATCTATGATACGAAGCCTTGACGGCAACAATGTACTATTTGCAACCTGCAGTTTTGGAATATCCACCTATCCGACCCTTTGCGGCAGCAAGCAGGAGCTTTTGAAAACCGCCGATATAGCTCTGTACAAAGCAAAGCACTCAAATAAAAACTGCACCATGATATACGAGAAGGGTTTAACTGCTATACAGGACTCTGCAAAAAGTAAAGTCATATAA
- a CDS encoding type I phosphomannose isomerase catalytic subunit: protein MMYPLKFKPIYKDYVWGGRNFEKLGRVLPDGIVAESWEISCHPNGLSVISNGEFAGMTLKELIDQYGRKVLGDALPDKDLKKFPLLVKLIDASNKLSVQVHPDDDYAFTHENGEYGKNEMWYIMSAKPGAKLIYDVIPGTTKETFAEAVKNNNIASCLKEVEVFPGDVINIPAGLVHAIGEGIMLAEIQQNSDTTYRVYDYDRTDSNGNKRPLHIEKALDVIDFNAKNRKEKAEGLTVKLADNSYKTFYVANKYFSVELYNVDGAIEENPKGQKFHVYVFTEGHCVIESEGSKVEAVKGESILIPASMGNYKMVGNFKALKSYVPNLEKDVLQPLKEAGFSEEEIFDKVSGLK from the coding sequence ATGATGTATCCATTAAAGTTTAAGCCTATATATAAAGATTACGTATGGGGCGGAAGAAACTTTGAAAAATTAGGAAGAGTCCTGCCCGATGGAATCGTAGCAGAGAGCTGGGAAATATCCTGTCACCCTAACGGGTTGAGCGTGATTTCCAACGGAGAGTTTGCAGGCATGACTCTTAAGGAGCTAATAGACCAATATGGCAGGAAAGTTTTAGGTGATGCTCTGCCGGATAAAGATCTTAAGAAATTCCCGCTGCTGGTGAAGCTGATAGACGCATCCAACAAACTATCGGTCCAGGTCCATCCGGACGATGACTATGCCTTTACCCATGAGAACGGCGAGTACGGTAAAAACGAGATGTGGTACATAATGTCGGCCAAGCCTGGAGCGAAACTCATATATGACGTTATTCCCGGTACTACAAAAGAAACTTTTGCCGAAGCCGTAAAAAATAACAATATCGCCAGCTGTCTGAAAGAGGTGGAGGTTTTCCCCGGAGATGTAATAAATATACCTGCAGGCTTAGTCCATGCTATAGGGGAAGGGATAATGCTGGCGGAAATTCAGCAGAATTCCGACACTACCTATAGAGTTTACGACTATGACAGAACGGACAGCAACGGAAATAAAAGACCTCTGCATATAGAAAAAGCGCTGGATGTGATTGATTTTAATGCCAAAAACAGAAAGGAGAAGGCTGAAGGTCTGACCGTCAAACTCGCTGACAACTCCTATAAAACCTTCTATGTCGCCAACAAGTATTTCTCAGTTGAGTTATACAATGTAGATGGAGCTATAGAAGAAAATCCCAAGGGACAGAAGTTCCATGTCTACGTTTTCACAGAAGGTCACTGCGTAATAGAATCGGAGGGAAGCAAAGTAGAGGCCGTAAAGGGTGAATCCATTCTTATTCCTGCTTCAATGGGCAATTACAAGATGGTAGGAAATTTCAAAGCTCTGAAATCCTACGTTCCCAACCTTGAAAAGGATGTGCTGCAGCCTTTAAAGGAAGCCGGCTTCAGTGAAGAGGAGATATTTGACAAAGTGAGCGGTTTGAAATAA
- a CDS encoding IS30 family transposase, with protein sequence MRGFKHLSQEERNIIEQRLISRKSFKSIARELGKDPTTISKEVKNHIQFRKTGCYGRVFNDCKHRIGCPVKHLCGSLRCSRYCRACKSRMCSSLCHEYQQEICPKLSKPPYVCNGCEDKQSCTLEKRIYSATHAQREYETVRSECRQGLQITEEEAIRLDSIISPLLIKGQSLHHICINHADEIMLDERTLYNYVDKGIFTAKNIDMPRVVRMGRRKKGKDQFKVDKKCRIGRTYQDFLKFMQEHPDLPVVEMDTVIGRIGGKVLLTLHFTVPQLMLAFIRDANTSQSVIDIFDQLYLELGPDTFRKLFPVLLCDNGSEFSNPSAIEFDSHGQRRTCVFYCNPLAPYQKGAAENNHALIRRIIPKGTSLDEFTQRDITLMMNHINSYSRLNLGDKTPYWAFGLLYGEEILRRMNVELIPTDNVTLHSSLLKK encoded by the coding sequence ATGCGTGGCTTTAAACATTTGAGTCAGGAAGAAAGAAATATAATTGAACAAAGGTTAATCAGCAGGAAATCATTCAAAAGCATAGCACGCGAGCTTGGAAAGGACCCAACCACGATATCCAAGGAAGTGAAGAACCATATCCAATTTAGGAAAACCGGCTGTTATGGAAGAGTGTTCAATGATTGTAAACATCGTATTGGTTGCCCTGTTAAGCATCTTTGCGGCAGTTTGCGTTGTAGCCGTTATTGTCGCGCTTGCAAGTCTCGCATGTGTTCATCACTATGTCATGAGTATCAACAGGAAATTTGTCCCAAGCTTTCGAAGCCGCCCTATGTTTGTAATGGTTGTGAAGACAAACAGTCTTGTACATTAGAGAAGAGGATTTATTCTGCAACACATGCACAAAGAGAATACGAGACAGTACGCTCTGAGTGCCGTCAGGGTTTACAAATCACTGAAGAAGAAGCGATAAGATTGGATTCCATTATTAGCCCGCTGCTAATTAAAGGCCAGTCACTCCACCATATATGCATTAACCATGCTGATGAAATCATGCTCGATGAACGCACACTCTACAACTATGTGGACAAGGGTATCTTTACAGCAAAAAATATCGATATGCCAAGAGTTGTACGTATGGGCAGACGTAAAAAGGGAAAAGACCAGTTCAAAGTGGATAAAAAATGCCGAATAGGCCGAACTTATCAAGACTTTCTTAAATTTATGCAAGAGCATCCGGACCTTCCCGTAGTGGAAATGGACACGGTAATAGGAAGAATAGGCGGCAAAGTCCTGCTGACACTGCATTTTACTGTCCCACAGCTCATGCTCGCATTCATTAGAGATGCTAATACCTCCCAATCTGTCATTGATATCTTTGATCAGCTTTACCTGGAACTAGGCCCGGATACCTTCCGCAAATTGTTCCCGGTATTACTTTGTGACAACGGCAGTGAGTTCTCGAATCCGTCCGCTATTGAATTCGATTCACATGGGCAACGCAGAACCTGTGTATTCTACTGTAATCCGCTGGCTCCTTACCAGAAAGGCGCAGCAGAAAACAACCATGCTTTGATTAGACGCATTATCCCAAAGGGTACTTCTCTTGATGAGTTTACTCAGCGGGACATAACTCTTATGATGAACCATATCAACTCGTACAGTCGACTGAATCTCGGGGATAAAACCCCTTATTGGGCTTTTGGATTGCTCTACGGGGAAGAAATATTAAGAAGGATGAATGTAGAACTCATCCCGACAGATAATGTCACCCTGCATTCATCCCTTCTTAAGAAATAA
- the rpsF gene encoding 30S ribosomal protein S6: MVNKYESIFIINTEIGEDNIKALVEKFKNFLETSAQLESIDEWGKRRLAYEIKGVNEGYYVLVNFSADSSFPSELERLYKITDGILKYLIIKKDK, from the coding sequence ATGGTAAACAAATATGAATCTATCTTTATCATCAATACTGAAATCGGAGAAGACAACATTAAAGCTCTTGTAGAAAAGTTCAAGAACTTTTTGGAAACTTCGGCTCAATTGGAGAGTATTGATGAGTGGGGCAAGAGAAGATTAGCCTATGAGATAAAAGGTGTAAACGAAGGCTATTATGTACTTGTTAATTTCAGCGCAGATTCCAGTTTCCCCTCTGAACTTGAGAGATTATACAAGATAACCGACGGTATATTGAAATACTTGATTATTAAGAAGGATAAGTAA
- a CDS encoding single-stranded DNA-binding protein, protein MNKVILMGRLTKDPELRYTSVNNTAVCSFTLAVDRRFSRQGEERQTDFIPIVVWSKLAEFCSKYFQKGRQVAVVGRIQTRTWDDNEGKKHYVTEVVAEEAYFADSKKADDVPSSSKIFGTPDAGQTDGFYPMEDDDELPF, encoded by the coding sequence ATGAATAAGGTTATTTTAATGGGAAGGCTTACGAAAGACCCTGAGTTAAGGTATACCAGTGTTAATAATACGGCTGTATGCAGCTTTACTCTCGCTGTCGACAGAAGGTTCTCAAGGCAGGGTGAGGAGAGGCAGACTGACTTTATACCGATTGTGGTTTGGAGTAAGCTGGCAGAGTTTTGCAGCAAGTATTTTCAAAAAGGCCGTCAGGTTGCCGTAGTCGGAAGAATTCAGACCAGGACATGGGATGATAACGAAGGTAAGAAGCATTATGTAACTGAAGTTGTGGCAGAAGAAGCGTATTTTGCCGACAGCAAGAAAGCTGATGATGTTCCTTCAAGCAGTAAGATATTCGGAACGCCGGATGCCGGACAGACCGATGGATTTTATCCGATGGAGGACGACGACGAACTGCCCTTCTAG
- the rpsR gene encoding 30S ribosomal protein S18: protein MPGQKKDKNNSRDGYDKSEGRGGMRVRRAKRKVCAFCVDKVADIDYKEVAKLRKYVSERGKILPRRISGNCAKHQRQLTVAIKRARHIALLPYTAE from the coding sequence ATGCCTGGACAGAAAAAAGACAAGAACAACAGCAGAGATGGCTATGATAAGAGCGAAGGCAGAGGCGGCATGAGGGTTAGACGTGCAAAAAGAAAAGTGTGCGCCTTCTGTGTCGATAAAGTTGCTGATATAGATTACAAAGAAGTTGCCAAGTTGAGGAAGTATGTTTCCGAAAGGGGCAAGATTCTTCCCAGGAGAATATCAGGAAATTGTGCAAAGCATCAGCGCCAATTGACAGTAGCTATCAAGAGAGCAAGGCATATTGCTTTACTGCCATATACGGCTGAATAA
- the pheA gene encoding prephenate dehydratase, protein MLKLGFLGPKGTFSQEAMLQYAGGLKDYKAVEYGTINDLLLSVQDNIIDEAVVPIENSLEGAVNATLDMLASEVDVKIKAELAVTIRQNLLVAKDTDMKDIRCILSHPQAIGQCRKYIDSKFPGVQIKYVYSTAAAAEEVAGGDGSLAAIGSMAAADVYGLKVLAKDIQDGDTNITRFVVVSKEDGVRTGRDKSSIVFSTEDKPGSLYRILDIFNLWDINMTRIESRPAKNQLGRYIFFIDVLGHREDDDLADALKMVRRKVSFYKFLGSYPCLKEGYSAIER, encoded by the coding sequence ATGCTTAAACTGGGTTTTTTAGGGCCTAAAGGCACCTTTTCGCAGGAGGCAATGCTGCAATATGCCGGGGGCTTAAAAGATTATAAGGCAGTGGAATATGGCACGATAAACGATTTACTGCTTTCCGTACAGGATAATATCATAGACGAAGCGGTAGTACCAATTGAAAATTCACTGGAAGGTGCGGTGAATGCTACTTTGGATATGCTCGCTTCGGAAGTGGATGTAAAAATAAAGGCCGAACTGGCGGTTACCATACGCCAAAACCTGTTGGTTGCAAAGGATACGGATATGAAGGATATCAGATGTATTTTATCGCATCCGCAAGCTATAGGACAGTGCAGAAAATACATAGATAGCAAATTTCCGGGCGTGCAAATAAAATATGTATACAGCACGGCGGCAGCAGCGGAGGAAGTGGCCGGAGGTGACGGAAGTTTAGCAGCAATAGGCTCGATGGCAGCAGCTGATGTTTACGGACTTAAAGTGCTTGCCAAGGATATTCAGGATGGGGATACAAACATTACAAGATTTGTGGTGGTCTCCAAGGAAGACGGGGTAAGGACAGGCAGGGACAAATCCTCCATCGTGTTTTCCACTGAGGATAAGCCGGGAAGCCTTTACAGGATTCTGGACATATTCAACCTGTGGGATATCAATATGACCAGGATCGAATCAAGGCCTGCAAAAAATCAGCTGGGAAGGTACATTTTTTTTATAGATGTGCTGGGACACAGAGAGGATGACGATCTGGCCGATGCTCTGAAAATGGTAAGAAGGAAGGTGTCCTTCTACAAGTTTCTGGGTTCTTATCCATGTCTCAAAGAAGGGTATTCCGCTATAGAACGATGA
- a CDS encoding MazG-like family protein, giving the protein MALHDKDIDITRNIKIIEWLKSELLTDIANLFKVLANGIKEEVHETVTDTLSNIILISYLLGRRLGISYNAIELKIENKVKLGLIENHDVEKYYGDLSELAKHLNSSRIRDNRRKP; this is encoded by the coding sequence ATGGCTTTGCATGACAAGGATATAGACATCACAAGGAATATTAAAATCATAGAGTGGTTGAAAAGCGAGCTGCTGACCGATATAGCGAACCTTTTTAAAGTTCTGGCCAACGGAATAAAGGAAGAGGTCCACGAGACGGTTACAGACACACTGTCCAATATAATATTGATATCCTACCTTTTGGGAAGGCGTTTGGGAATAAGTTATAATGCAATTGAACTCAAAATTGAGAATAAAGTTAAGTTAGGCTTAATAGAGAATCATGATGTGGAAAAATATTATGGGGATTTATCTGAACTGGCTAAACACCTTAACTCATCACGAATCAGAGATAATCGACGGAAACCCTGA
- a CDS encoding DHH family phosphoesterase, which translates to MDNKKFSTVFIPRASFYLWVILVLVAVIGVLNWLIAIPGLVLLIALVYYHFRSNYRRKHEITRYIENLMFNIDTATKDTLLNFPMPLVVIQLDGTIIWYNSSFRKIFEGKDLLEKTIGSFAEGLQSDYLLNGEPNISKNITINNKSYNVLGNIVKTDHKNENDEYILLLYFIENTELVELKKRYEDEKTSVCIIIIDNYDDLMQSMEGAMQPQVLAEIDRKLVEWVGSTGGILKKYERDKYLFVFEKAHLKGFIDKKFDILDSVKEINTGNKIPVTLSMGFGINGSSFLESFNFAAASIDIALGRGGDQVVIKDGEKFSFYGGKTRELEKRTRVKARVIAYALREFIDQSPLVLIMGHEKADVDSLGASLGLYRIVKERGKNAHIVLNEVNSSIKNIMSKIEQDQAYDGVFISGDTAMEIVDNNTLLIVVDTHRPGFTECPELLKQTSQVVVIDHHRKGADFIQDAVLTYQEIYASSTCELVTEILQYVGDKIKLRPIEAEALYSGIVVDTKNFTFKTGVRTFDAASFLKRQGVDTISVKQLFQNDLETYINISNVVMAADIIDDRIAISVCPPDMKDAQLIAAKSADQLLTLTGIAAAFVLCHANGEVAISGRSLGDINVQMILEKLGGGGHLSVAGAQLQGISMEDAVEKLKYAIIEYINESNNEKQ; encoded by the coding sequence ATGGATAATAAAAAATTTTCAACCGTTTTTATACCGCGGGCAAGTTTTTATCTATGGGTCATTCTGGTTCTGGTGGCGGTAATAGGCGTGCTGAACTGGCTAATCGCCATACCGGGGCTGGTTCTCCTGATCGCCCTGGTATATTATCATTTCAGATCCAACTATAGGAGAAAGCATGAGATAACCAGATATATAGAAAATCTCATGTTCAATATTGATACCGCCACAAAGGATACACTGCTGAATTTTCCCATGCCGCTGGTAGTTATACAGCTCGATGGCACTATCATATGGTACAATTCATCCTTCAGGAAGATCTTCGAAGGCAAGGATCTGCTGGAGAAGACTATAGGTTCCTTTGCGGAAGGACTTCAGTCCGATTACCTGCTGAATGGTGAACCTAATATTTCTAAAAACATCACTATCAACAACAAAAGCTATAATGTCCTGGGAAATATCGTCAAGACCGACCATAAAAATGAAAATGATGAATACATACTTTTGCTGTATTTCATAGAAAATACGGAACTGGTGGAACTTAAAAAGAGGTATGAGGATGAAAAAACCTCGGTATGTATAATAATTATCGATAACTATGACGACCTTATGCAGAGCATGGAAGGTGCCATGCAGCCACAGGTACTGGCGGAAATAGACAGAAAGCTTGTGGAGTGGGTAGGCTCCACCGGAGGTATTCTTAAAAAATATGAACGGGATAAATACCTATTTGTATTCGAGAAAGCGCATTTAAAGGGATTCATAGATAAAAAGTTCGATATTTTAGACAGTGTAAAAGAAATAAATACCGGAAATAAAATACCTGTCACTTTAAGCATGGGCTTTGGCATAAACGGGAGTTCCTTCCTGGAGAGCTTTAATTTTGCCGCGGCCTCCATAGATATAGCATTGGGGAGGGGCGGAGACCAGGTAGTCATCAAGGATGGAGAAAAATTCAGCTTCTACGGCGGAAAAACCAGAGAGCTGGAGAAGCGCACAAGGGTCAAGGCCAGGGTTATTGCTTATGCCTTGAGAGAATTCATCGACCAGTCCCCTCTGGTTTTGATAATGGGTCATGAAAAGGCCGATGTGGATTCTCTCGGCGCTTCCCTTGGCCTGTATAGGATTGTCAAAGAAAGAGGAAAAAATGCCCATATCGTGCTTAATGAAGTGAATTCTTCCATTAAAAATATAATGTCAAAGATAGAGCAGGACCAGGCTTATGATGGGGTATTTATAAGCGGGGATACAGCTATGGAAATCGTAGATAACAATACGCTGCTTATCGTTGTTGACACCCATCGGCCAGGCTTTACGGAATGCCCTGAACTGCTGAAGCAAACCAGCCAGGTGGTTGTTATAGACCATCATAGAAAAGGTGCGGATTTTATCCAGGATGCGGTGCTCACATACCAGGAAATATACGCTTCTTCCACCTGTGAGCTGGTCACTGAAATACTGCAATACGTGGGGGATAAAATCAAACTGAGGCCAATTGAGGCTGAAGCCCTTTATTCCGGTATTGTAGTTGATACTAAGAACTTCACCTTCAAAACAGGAGTCAGGACTTTTGACGCTGCTTCCTTCCTGAAAAGGCAGGGTGTGGATACTATATCTGTAAAGCAGCTGTTCCAGAATGACCTGGAAACATATATTAATATATCCAATGTGGTGATGGCGGCGGATATCATAGATGACAGGATAGCCATATCGGTATGCCCGCCGGATATGAAGGATGCCCAGTTGATAGCCGCCAAATCTGCGGACCAGCTTCTGACCCTCACAGGAATTGCCGCTGCTTTTGTGCTCTGCCATGCCAACGGTGAGGTGGCTATAAGCGGAAGATCTTTGGGAGATATCAATGTGCAGATGATCCTTGAAAAATTAGGAGGCGGAGGACATCTCTCGGTTGCGGGTGCGCAGCTTCAGGGAATTTCAATGGAAGATGCGGTCGAAAAGCTAAAATATGCTATAATAGAATATATAAATGAAAGCAATAATGAAAAGCAATAA
- the rplI gene encoding 50S ribosomal protein L9 has translation MKVILKQDVKGLGKSGEMHEVSDGYARNFLLPRGLAVEANATNINEMNVKKEAEKMRKDKELAKAKELAERLKDITVVIKAKAGENGKLFGSITSKEIADRLKSDFKIDIDKRKIHLPDALKSLGTTELDVKLYPEVSAKLKVRIEQE, from the coding sequence ATGAAAGTCATATTGAAACAGGACGTTAAAGGCCTTGGTAAAAGTGGAGAAATGCATGAGGTCAGCGACGGATATGCAAGGAATTTTCTTTTGCCAAGGGGATTGGCAGTGGAAGCCAATGCAACTAATATAAATGAAATGAATGTAAAAAAAGAAGCCGAAAAGATGCGCAAAGACAAGGAACTGGCTAAAGCCAAGGAGCTGGCTGAAAGGTTAAAGGACATAACAGTGGTTATAAAGGCAAAAGCCGGTGAGAACGGCAAGCTGTTTGGCTCCATCACCAGCAAGGAAATAGCGGATAGGCTGAAGAGCGACTTTAAGATAGATATAGATAAAAGGAAAATACATCTTCCCGATGCGCTGAAATCCCTTGGTACGACAGAACTGGATGTGAAGCTGTATCCTGAGGTTAGCGCAAAGCTTAAGGTAAGGATTGAGCAGGAATAA
- the dnaB gene encoding replicative DNA helicase, whose translation MDIGSLGRIPPQSIEAEQSVLGSMLLNRETIPIVTEIIKPEDFYREDNKEIYEAILDLFDRGEPIDLITVSEQLKLRGTMDGIGGLEYLTYLANSVPTTANARHYAQIVEEKSILRNLIKASSEIVNMGYEASEEVNYVLDKAEKSIFDILQKRNLKGFTPIKEVLVETFNKLEELYNNKGHVTGIPTGFSDLDFKTSGLHNSDLILIAARPAMGKTAFALNIAQHAAVHEKVPVAIFSLEMSKEQLVNRMLCCEAMVDSQKMRTGKLEDDDWQKVAKALGPLSEAPIYIDDTPGVSVMELRAKCRRLKLEKGLGLVVIDYLQLMQGRGKSDSRQQEISEISRSLKILAKEINVPVITLSQLSRAPEARTDHRPMLSDLRESGAIEQDADIVMFLYRDDYYNPDTEKKNIAEVILAKHRNGSTGTVELVWLGQYTKFANLEKFRG comes from the coding sequence ATGGATATTGGTTCACTGGGAAGAATACCCCCGCAGAGTATAGAAGCAGAACAGTCCGTGTTGGGATCCATGCTTCTTAACAGGGAGACTATACCGATAGTAACCGAAATTATAAAACCAGAAGATTTTTACAGGGAAGACAACAAGGAAATCTATGAGGCCATTCTGGATCTTTTTGACCGGGGCGAACCAATTGATTTGATAACCGTGTCGGAACAGTTGAAGTTAAGGGGGACAATGGACGGGATAGGAGGCTTAGAATACCTCACCTATCTGGCCAATTCTGTGCCGACTACTGCAAATGCCAGGCATTATGCGCAAATCGTCGAGGAGAAATCCATTTTAAGAAATCTGATAAAGGCTTCCAGCGAGATTGTAAACATGGGATATGAAGCTTCGGAAGAAGTTAACTATGTCCTGGATAAGGCGGAGAAAAGCATATTTGACATACTGCAGAAGCGAAACCTCAAAGGCTTCACCCCGATAAAGGAAGTGCTGGTGGAGACTTTTAACAAGCTGGAAGAACTTTACAACAATAAAGGGCATGTAACAGGAATACCTACAGGGTTCAGCGATCTTGATTTCAAGACCTCAGGGCTTCACAACTCGGATCTGATATTGATTGCTGCCCGGCCTGCCATGGGGAAGACGGCATTTGCCCTTAATATTGCCCAACATGCTGCAGTTCACGAAAAGGTTCCTGTAGCCATATTCAGCCTTGAGATGTCCAAAGAACAGCTTGTGAACAGGATGCTTTGCTGCGAAGCGATGGTGGACAGCCAAAAGATGAGAACCGGAAAGCTGGAGGATGATGACTGGCAAAAGGTTGCCAAGGCTTTGGGGCCTCTGTCTGAAGCTCCGATATACATAGATGATACCCCTGGCGTTTCAGTAATGGAGTTAAGGGCGAAATGCCGAAGACTTAAGCTGGAAAAAGGTCTTGGCCTTGTAGTTATAGACTACCTGCAGCTCATGCAGGGTAGAGGGAAGAGTGACAGCAGGCAGCAGGAGATATCAGAAATATCCAGATCATTGAAAATCCTGGCGAAGGAAATCAATGTCCCTGTCATTACCCTTTCCCAGCTCAGCCGCGCCCCGGAGGCCAGAACAGACCACAGGCCGATGCTGAGCGACCTCAGGGAGTCGGGGGCTATAGAGCAGGATGCGGATATAGTAATGTTTTTGTATAGGGATGATTATTATAATCCTGATACGGAAAAAAAGAATATTGCTGAAGTGATATTGGCCAAACATAGAAACGGTTCGACCGGGACGGTGGAACTGGTATGGCTCGGGCAGTATACAAAATTTGCAAATCTGGAAAAGTTCAGAGGATAG